The following are from one region of the Methanoculleus caldifontis genome:
- a CDS encoding PsbP-related protein, whose product MKPQSLLIAGALAVAVIAVLAVLLPGLSAPPSPGPGEGEPAPVPTPTPAPVPENGTYVNATYGYALTCPEGWLYTESGESVWFSSPVKHEEVRVNAIPLSGGNTADTEKVLLALNETYAKDLAAGIDARWVSTERISLDGSPGYMSAFSAPINDEDDYTFIARYTVRNGTLYSVMHTVFPAEYDIYNADAAPLAESFRFI is encoded by the coding sequence ATGAAACCACAGAGTCTCTTGATCGCCGGGGCTCTTGCGGTCGCCGTGATCGCAGTCCTCGCGGTCCTGCTGCCGGGCCTCTCCGCGCCCCCGTCTCCCGGCCCGGGAGAGGGCGAGCCCGCTCCGGTCCCGACCCCGACCCCGGCGCCCGTCCCCGAGAACGGCACCTACGTCAACGCCACCTACGGGTATGCTCTCACCTGCCCGGAGGGGTGGCTCTACACCGAGTCGGGAGAGAGCGTCTGGTTCTCTTCGCCGGTGAAGCACGAGGAGGTCCGCGTGAACGCGATCCCCCTCTCCGGTGGGAATACCGCCGATACGGAGAAGGTCCTCCTCGCACTGAACGAGACCTACGCAAAGGACCTCGCGGCCGGGATCGATGCCAGATGGGTCTCGACGGAGAGGATCTCCCTCGACGGCAGCCCGGGATACATGTCAGCGTTCTCCGCTCCCATCAACGATGAGGATGACTACACCTTCATCGCCCGTTACACCGTCCGGAACGGGACCCTCTACTCGGTCATGCACACGGTCTTCCCCGCGGAGTACGACATCTACAACGCCGATGCGGCACCTCTGGCGGAGTCGTTCCGGTTCATCTGA
- a CDS encoding S16 family serine protease, with product MHSRFALLLLILVCCTFPASLALQDPVGPLPGDAVSPAPAYPDSATLSAPVVVQRIELVRQGLFLYEQVTEEGAMVTVTVEVVPGKGRLLVHTTPLMGVIFQDAARTALAAAERRTGADLSGSDVIVSLQAGGDVNGIDGPSAGALMAVLMVSALEGFPLNESVTVTGTIDSAGRIGRVDGIGMKAEAAAASGRTLLLIPQENSVAPGYRGLGQGPVTDMKAAVEGETDIRVEYVATLDDALRYLRAEPLPGPAAAAYPGGGIAIAGMIS from the coding sequence ATGCACTCCCGGTTCGCCCTCCTCCTGCTCATCCTCGTCTGCTGCACCTTCCCGGCCTCCCTGGCGTTGCAGGACCCGGTCGGCCCCCTTCCCGGGGATGCGGTCTCTCCCGCCCCGGCCTACCCGGATTCGGCCACGCTTAGTGCGCCCGTGGTGGTCCAGAGGATTGAGCTCGTGCGCCAGGGCCTCTTTCTGTACGAGCAGGTGACCGAAGAGGGCGCGATGGTGACCGTCACGGTCGAGGTCGTGCCCGGCAAAGGAAGGCTTCTCGTCCATACGACGCCCCTGATGGGGGTGATATTCCAGGACGCCGCGAGGACCGCCCTTGCCGCCGCAGAGCGCCGGACCGGGGCGGACCTCTCCGGAAGCGACGTCATCGTCTCCCTCCAGGCCGGGGGAGACGTCAACGGGATCGACGGCCCCAGCGCCGGAGCGCTGATGGCGGTCCTGATGGTCTCGGCGCTGGAGGGCTTCCCGCTCAACGAGAGCGTGACCGTGACCGGGACGATCGACTCCGCAGGCCGGATCGGCAGGGTGGACGGCATCGGCATGAAGGCGGAGGCCGCCGCCGCTTCCGGTCGGACACTCCTCCTCATCCCGCAGGAGAACAGCGTGGCGCCCGGTTACCGCGGCTTAGGACAGGGACCGGTCACGGATATGAAGGCCGCCGTCGAGGGCGAGACCGACATCCGGGTGGAGTACGTCGCGACACTCGACGATGCCCTGCGCTACCTCCGGGCCGAACCGCTCCCGGGACCGGCGGCTGCGGCGTATCCGGGGGGCGGGATCGCGATCGCCGGCATGATCTCCTGA